Part of the Microcoleus sp. AS-A8 genome, TAAAGTTGTCATAATTTCTGCTTCCGTCGCCGGGTCTAATGCTGATGTAGCTTCATCCAAAATCAGAATGGCTGGTTCTCTCACCAACGCTCTAGCTAAGGCAATTCTTTGCCGTTGTCCCCCTGATAACTGTCCCCCCCTGTCGCCTACAGGTGTGTCATAACCTTGAGGCAAAGACAAGAAAAAATCGTGAATTTCTGCGGCTTTTGCTGCGGCTTCTACCTGCTCATCAGTCGCTGACAAACAGCCCATGCGGATGTTTTCTCGCACCGAGGAATTAAACAAAATCACTTCCTGAGAAACCAGTCCAATTTGAGAGCGGAGGGAGCGTACTGTTGCATGACGCACATCAATTCCATCAAACAAAATGCACCCAGAATCTGGGTCATAGAGCCGCGTCAGTAAATTAACAATGGTACTTTTCCCTGCACCACTATGACCGACAAATACCGCAAAGTCCCCTTGTCGAATCTTTAGTGATAGATTTTGAATCCCTCCTCGTTCAGCAGAGTAACTAAAGCTGACATCATCAAAGCAAATTTCCTTGGACAAATGCGGCAAGTCAATCGCATCAGGAGCCTCTTTTATCTCAGGAATTTCTGCCAAAATATCCCCGATGCGCTGCATGGCTGCTCCCCCTTCTATAAAATAAGGCAGCGCAAATGTAAAGCTGATAATATTGAGATTCAACCCTAGCAATAAAACCTGATACGAGACGAGCGTCCCTACCGAAAGCCAATTCCAGTAGGTCATCACTGCACCGATACTTAGAACCACTAGCTGCACGAGGATAAACGTCAGCGTCGGAAGTCTTTGCACTAAGTAGGAGAGAAATTTCGCCCGAACGTAAACCCGTTTCAAGTCATTTAAATGGGTGGCAAAATCCCTTGACATTCGTTTTTCCAAGCCAAAGACTTTGACAACTGATTGAGAGAGAATATTCTCTCCAACCACGTTGGCGATGTGTCCTTCTTTTTGCCGCAATAGGTAGCTTTCAGAGGTAGCGCGATGACCAATTTTGGCAGGAGCGAGAATGCAGAACGTTAAACCGATGCAACTGAGAACCGCTAACTGCCAGTTAAGGGAGAACAGGAAAATAGCAGAAAACAGAATACCACTGAGGTCTAAAACAACGATTGCTAACCCTGTACTCAGACTGTTTTCCACCTTCTCGACATCCGCCAAGAAGCAGTTGACAATATCCCCAGATGAACGCCGTCCAAAAAACTCCATAGAAAGGCTTTGGATGCGCTCGAATAGAGAGCTTCGGATGTTGTTGCTCACCAAAACGCCAAAACGCGCTGTATAAAAGTCCCCAAGCAAACCAACAAATGTTAAGATGATTGCTCCGCCAACCAAAAGCAACAGAATTACAATCAGAAGACCAAAGTTTTTGGGAACAATGGCGGCATCAATAATAAACTTTAAACTCATTCTCATGGTTGAGTCAAAGCCCGCCTCAAAAACTTGGCGAATCAAAATGAAGATTGCTAACCATCTATAAGGGGCAATATATTTATTAATTTGTTTCAGAAAAACCAATAAATTCATTGAATTTGAGATAATCGGGTAAAATTTCTCAGGGTATAGTAATAACTATCTTCTCTTTTGTTTCTCTGGAGAACCTGGAAATTACTTAACTTCTTGTGGAAAAAGGGATAGGCTGTGTACGTGAATTCTCTATTGACAAGTCTTCGTTATTCCCGTAATGCAGTTCAGTCCAGAGAGTTAAGTAATCAACATGGGTCAGTCGTGAGGACTGGAGATTTCAAGTGAACAGATTGAGAGCACAATCTCATTGGAAATAGCTCAAACCTTGATGAGTTCGTCCTAATCCGGTTTCACTTTGCCTAGCTTGAGGCATTCAAAGGCGCTGTAATTCACGCTCATAGTAATTCCTAAAATTCCTCTGCACAGCGTGGTAGTAATGAGAGTAGAAGTCCCTTATGTAGCGTTAAACCCTGATTACAACCGTGTCGTTCAGAAGTTATGGAAGGAAAGTTAATTGCTTCAAAAAATTTTGAGACTGCATCTTATTTCTATGATACTTCCTCTCCCCCGCCCTTGTCAGTCGGGAAAGTCGGATTGTCAAGTCGGAAAAGTCGGATGTTGCATAAACTCTCGAACTCAGGTTACACGAATATCGGCAAAAAAATAGTTGGTACGCTGATATCAAAACTTCTGTTCCAGTCGCCTGATATCTCTAACTTCCCAACTTTTCCTTCAAAACTCGTTGACCACTTAAGCAAAGACAATCAACTCCATATAAATTTTGCTCAACATTTAATTCGCTCTCAAATTCAAAGTGAGCATTTTTTTCAAAGTCGAATTATGAGTTGGTCATCTACGCTACGACTCTAACATCTTTCTTAAGGTTGATGTCAATATAAATACGATTGTAATACATAAATTTTCTGTGAATTATATTCTTGAACAGAGAATAAATTGAACCTGATGGAAGTGACAAGGCGTCAATTTTGAATTCAAAAAAGGGTAGTATCGCTGTCTCTGCTGAGGAATCTAAGTACTCAGTCCTATGCCAATTCTGAAAATCGACGGTCAAGCTCTAGTTCTTGACGAGGCAATGGCAGCCTCTGATGAACTGCTATGCCAAGGTCTTGCCCCATTTTATCCATTCATGCAAAATGCTCTAATTGAGCGGAAAACTGACAAAGATGGGCAATTAGTGATTGAAGTGGTGAAGCAAGC contains:
- a CDS encoding ABC transporter ATP-binding protein/permease; protein product: MNLLVFLKQINKYIAPYRWLAIFILIRQVFEAGFDSTMRMSLKFIIDAAIVPKNFGLLIVILLLLVGGAIILTFVGLLGDFYTARFGVLVSNNIRSSLFERIQSLSMEFFGRRSSGDIVNCFLADVEKVENSLSTGLAIVVLDLSGILFSAIFLFSLNWQLAVLSCIGLTFCILAPAKIGHRATSESYLLRQKEGHIANVVGENILSQSVVKVFGLEKRMSRDFATHLNDLKRVYVRAKFLSYLVQRLPTLTFILVQLVVLSIGAVMTYWNWLSVGTLVSYQVLLLGLNLNIISFTFALPYFIEGGAAMQRIGDILAEIPEIKEAPDAIDLPHLSKEICFDDVSFSYSAERGGIQNLSLKIRQGDFAVFVGHSGAGKSTIVNLLTRLYDPDSGCILFDGIDVRHATVRSLRSQIGLVSQEVILFNSSVRENIRMGCLSATDEQVEAAAKAAEIHDFFLSLPQGYDTPVGDRGGQLSGGQRQRIALARALVREPAILILDEATSALDPATEAEIMTTLERISKERTVIFITHRFAHALRADMVFVLDKGCLVVSG